GCTCTCGAAGATGAACGGAAAGACATCGATGTGGCCTACAGGCTCGGTGACCACTTTGCCCTGCGGCAACCCTTCTCCCGCAATGATCAGCGGGCAGCCTGCCGACTCTTCGTACATGGTGGACTTTCCCCAGAGCCCACGTGAGCCGAGGTTGTCGCCATGGTCGCTGGTGTAAACGACGCGCGTGTTCTGCTCCAGGCCGGCATCGCGCAAGGCTCCCAGGACCTTGCCGATCTGCTCGTCCAGAAACGTGCATAGCCCGTAGTAGGAGGCCAAGGCTTTGTGGACATGTGCATCGTCTTCGAAGTAGGCGCCGTAGTCGATGCACGACGCATAGCCGCGCACATAGGGATGAAGCTGGTCATCGGGCCGCTGGTGCAGCTTGGGCATCGGCAGCTTCTGATCGGCGTAGCGGTAGTAGTGCTCGGGCGGTGCCGTGAGAGGGAAATGGGGAGCAACGAATGAGACGAACAGCACCCAGGGCTTTTCCTGGTACTGCTGCGCCTTCTCGCGCAACCACACCTGGGCCTGCGCTGCAATGGCGCGGTCATAGGTGGTGTAGGTCGACTCGCCGGGGCCGGCGGTCGCCGCCAACTTCCGAGCGTGGCCACGGGCAGCCAGTGGGTCTCGCAACAGGCCGATCAGATCGCCCTTGCCTTCCACCACATGCATGGGCAGGATCTCCTCGGAGAAGCCGTTGTCTTCATCGGTGCTGCGAAAGTGGAGCTTTCCGATGGACGTCACCTGATGCCCGCGCTCGCGCAACAGGTGATGCCAGCTCTTGATCGAGCCGTCGTACGGGTCGGCGTTGTCCCAGAAGCCAATCTGGTGAACGTACTGGCCCACCGCGAAGGCAGCCCGCGCCGGCACGCAGATGGGGCTCGTGGTGTAAGCATCGGAGAAGCGGGTACCGCGTTGCGCCAGTGCGTCCAGGTGGGGGGTGTGCACGATGGGATTGCCATAGCAACCCAAGGTCTTGCGGCTGTGCTCATCGGACATGATGACGAGCAAATTCTGTGGTGTCATGTGGTCTCCTTGACGCATCGCGGGATGCGTCAGGGCAGTTTAGGCAGCACCACAAAAAGCACACCGCCGTTTTCTAATGTGACATATGATTTTTCTTATGTCTAAACCCCGATTCGAAGCCGTTGGCGAGGCCGCTGCGGCACTGCGGCGCATGACCATGGCCGAACTCCGTGCGCTGTCAGCCATCAAGTCGGCTGGCAACATCTCGCGCGCCGCCATGCAGATGGGCGTCAGTCAACCGGCGCTCAGTCAGCACGTCCGC
The sequence above is a segment of the Hydrogenophaga sp. BPS33 genome. Coding sequences within it:
- a CDS encoding sulfatase-like hydrolase/transferase gives rise to the protein MTPQNLLVIMSDEHSRKTLGCYGNPIVHTPHLDALAQRGTRFSDAYTTSPICVPARAAFAVGQYVHQIGFWDNADPYDGSIKSWHHLLRERGHQVTSIGKLHFRSTDEDNGFSEEILPMHVVEGKGDLIGLLRDPLAARGHARKLAATAGPGESTYTTYDRAIAAQAQVWLREKAQQYQEKPWVLFVSFVAPHFPLTAPPEHYYRYADQKLPMPKLHQRPDDQLHPYVRGYASCIDYGAYFEDDAHVHKALASYYGLCTFLDEQIGKVLGALRDAGLEQNTRVVYTSDHGDNLGSRGLWGKSTMYEESAGCPLIIAGEGLPQGKVVTEPVGHIDVFPFIFESTGEDATPLMGERPGISLKAFAEGAKPDRGLLVEYHATGSAAGAFALRKGKMKYVYYINLPAELYDLEADPEELTNVAQDPAYAVQLADCERTLRAICNPEDVERRAKGRQAELIERHGGREAIVQRGDFGNTPAPGEGARFY